The Helianthus annuus cultivar XRQ/B chromosome 15, HanXRQr2.0-SUNRISE, whole genome shotgun sequence genomic sequence ATCATTAGTGTCACAGTAGCTTGTGCGTGTTGATTGATgacaaaaaaacacaaaatatcAAAGTTTATAACAAAACAATTCAATTATCATTTACACCACTTCCATTCCTTCCCCTTCTCAGATCATACCCATCGGCACGCTTCCTCAAATCGTCAACAAAATGATCTGTCGGCGGAACATCATACTTCTTATCCTCCTGTCCAGCCACCACCTCCTTCACCTTATCCGTAGTATCTTTGGTAGCATCCCACACATTATCCAACGTCTGTTTCGCCATCTCTCCGATATTTAATCCCGTTTCCATAGCTTTCCCTACCCCTTGCTTCGCAGCTTCCGCCACATAACTTGTCGTCTCACCCTCCTCCTCCCTCCTGTCGGAGGCTGAAGGCGTAGTGGATGTGTTCACCACTTTAACACCGTCAGCTGCACGGGATGGTGGCATTCCTGATGCTGATTCTCTAATCTCATCAATTAAGTTTCGATTCTGCATAACTCAGAACAAAAAGTTACATATATTTAGGATTGTGTAAAAATAAACAGAAATCACGCTATGTATAATTAGTATAGTTAAAAAAAAAGGCTCGCAGCCCGTTCGTAAAAAGCCCGCTTAAATCTTTAGGCTCGTAAACTAGGCAAGCTCGACCTTAGATAAGGTTGGCTTGTTGGTTAGGCTCGTTTAGTTGGCCTGTAAGCTCGTTTAACCTAAATCTTAATATACAACCAAAAGCATAACCCAAATTATAACATACATTAATTATAAACTCCCATCATTCGTTATGTATATGTTAAAAATATTGTTCTTTGTTTTCATATATCAATAAGTGCAAAAACGTATAACTACTTGCGTAGTATATAAAAGTTAAACAAGCTGTAGCCTGTCAGCTCACTAAAAAACTAAGCCGAATAACATGCAACGTATAACTACATTTAAAAGTTGAACAAGCTGTAGCCTGTCAGCTCACTAAAAAACTAAGCCGAATAACATGCTTGGCTCGGTTTGTAAGCGACTGAAGCCCAACAAGGCTTGGATCGGCTTGTTAAGCATGCATATATATTATTGTGATTTGTGTAGGTACCTTGTAATTAGACTGGGTGGATACTGAGGATACGAAGAAagagggataaaccctaattaggCCAACGGCAGATTGTTGAACAGTGACGAATCTGATAGCTCTTCCGTACATTATGGCTGATGTATGTTCCACTGTGTATGATGGGTTTAAATAGTGGTCAAAATACAAAAACGGTGGGGTGGTGACACGGCCTAGCGTTCATTTGGCAACACGTAGTGGTCACGTGGCAAAGATGTGGTGCACCTTCTCCTGTCCTGCTGTACGTGTTCAGCCGGCCAATCTCAACTCTTGATAAACTTTTCAAATGGATAGGACTCAACCAACCTCTGGGAGATGATGACAAAACCCATCATTAATGAAGTATTGAAGTGTAAAGAATAGCCAAGGATCAAAGTCATCAGATCGCACTATATTTAATGAATTTCCTATTTCGTAAGGGTGAGGGTATTGGTACATCTCCTAAAAGTAATGACACACCCCCCCTAGCAGCCTCATATAAGGCAATGAGGGTTGTATAGGGTTGAGTGCATTAATTATGTTAGAAAAAGTAAAGTTATACAACCCTCATTGCCCTATGAGCGGTGTATTAAAAAGGTGATAGTTAGAGCATTAAACCCTATACGCATTTCATTGCTCAATACACCTCAAACTAATGCCAATCATTGGGTGTCAGCCAATTATTACCAATGATTGGGGTGTAAGTAACTTTATTTTGATAGGGTATTTGTATGAGAAAGTGGTGAAATTtaagaaaattaatttttttttataaaatgttgttataaaatattttgttagtattataaaaactttatatttttataaaatgaattatgtatatttttaataaaaaaatgtgcatgtttttttatattgtaaaaaaaaaaaaaaaaaaaaccaccacagccgacccaccaccaccaccacagccaacccaccaccatcactgtcacacccccaaaattcacccgcggataacacccgcttcgagggcgtgactgaccaggatccagccaccaattataacgaatacttaagttgataacaaaagtaatacttactaatcataagcttagcaaatattaagttcagagtttaaagttttaagttcaaaacagtaataagtagcggaagcttaagtaaagaagtttaaacaaagttcatgattcaaaatgaggtaacacccaacacaagggtgaacagacactacacgttcccaagctgcaagctccttcgtcattggttacctgcaaagcatgcagtaaggggtcaacaataatgctgagtgagttcactagttgtccagttttaattaccaaaaactttgtttcaccggttaatttatccgtttatacatgccctggggagctaccccaaaagttagcgactaaactgtttttccaataccgaacactaggtaaccgttgcgtatccgcaggatgccccgatgtcaatgttctatcatcattgacggatttctgagtacattagttcacgaccgtcccaaaccagggcacggtgtgaggctggtaaacacctaaatagcgctatcaactaataacccgctcgcctaacccggcgactaatcggtatttgtagtagggacttgagtgatagagtttcgtttagtgccgttagttgcaatccgtataaacagtaattaaccaaaaggtttcccaatacccgggaaggaaaagtaagttttgttcccaataactagggaaggtatgtaaatggtatccccttttaccaggggataggattgttttagtctcgtgtcccaacccaccgggacgcatgcttttaagttgtgaactcaccttgggttgctcggtaggtttaggttacttgtcaatcacgttggtcaccacgtcctaacatggttaccggtataggtcaggttcggtatacaagcattcacgtaaaaacacatacgggcacgtaacatacatacaggtaaacagtcatggggttattgggccggccctaacagtaacacagtcaaacaggACACAACATCAcaaagtccatttaacagatagtccaacacagaatggcccaataactaaaatgaacagcccactcgcaaccagctggtctcgagtcgcaaccaggtggtttcggcttgtcacgctatggttgcgagtcgcaaccgtggtctcgagtcatcacgttttggttgcgagtcgcaacggcgtggtctcgagtcgcaatctcgaggtttcgacttgtcatgctttggttgcgagtcgcaaccgtgtggtttcgagtcgtaatgccgtcgttgcgagtcgtaatctgtcactttcatgtacacgtgatgatgcaggttTGACAGTCCACATTGTACCAGAaattcaggcccaaatccggaaatgaccaataagaattctacaaacacttttcctaaatTAACCATTACTAAAATATGGATCAAACattgccattttaaatcttcaaaccatcttcaactagttcatcaaatgttcatagtttctagggttttctccttaGCAAAGtcatatatttatgaaccaaaaatcacatatttacaacaagatcatgatgcaaaatAAGAAATCATACATCATATATCCGAAACTTATGTTTAACAAtcatcatttttgcaagaaactTTAAAGCATCATATGTTTGGCTATGAACACTAGTAAACTAGCATTTCtagttattttaaacatgtttagcaaTTTTTCATACACAAAGTTTAACACACATAATCCAACTTCACAAGTTATCCAAAAATCATGTGCAACAATTTTTAACTAACCATCTTCTAGTTCACACAATATACATAAATCTtatgcacatagtaacaacactaaccggttgtgaagaaggaggatgagcagaaagaaaggaagaaaatgagagaagatgaagtgtccgagtgatggtcttgaccgagtgtcttgtccgatttgttccaagcttgaaccgagatcaaggagaaggaaagtggtgtttgtagagggtttttctagtgagagagattaGAAGAAGTGTTGGTGTGTAAAATGAAGCAAGTGGGGAAAAGGGTGGGATTTATACAAGGGGTCacgagttgggcttgggggtttcggcccaaccggtttcggctcaacggcccactcgggaccgagtggcccactcgcaaccgcccggttgcgagtcatggtctcgggtcgtggtttcggctctcatatatatatatataatacatacatacatcacatatcatgcacaaaggtcacgttttcatttaataatatttatatacacacgaaatattacaaggtgatcgttcggaaaaacctcgagtgtcacattatccccaagttttaagaactttcgtcccgaaagttgaagcagccactgccaagctagcgtgttttaacggggtgtcacatcatccccccgttagtttggaatttcgtcccgaaattcggttgtagcttcagtgctggggttttcgtttgggaataactggggatacttggacttcatctggtcctcccgctcccaggtaaactctgggccgcgccgtgagttccaacgaactcgtacaaggggtatctggctacgtttgagggttttgatctctcgatccgtgatctcaatcggttcctcagtaaagtgtagctgttcatctatagtcagttccttaaaaggaattacaagtgtttcatccgacaaacacttctttaggttagatacgtgaaaaacgttgtgcactgcactcagctctgcaggcaggtttaatctataagccaccttaccgattttctcggtaatttcgaatggtccaacataccgtggattcagcttgccccgtttaccgagacggaccacacccttccagggtgagactttaagtagaacccggtccccgacctggaattctaacggttttctacgcttgtcagcgtagcttttctgacggtcacgagctgccgccatgcgttgcctgatctgggaaatcttttccgttgtatctaccactagttccgggcctgtgagttgactatcaccaacttccgcccagcagagaggtgatcggcatttacgaccgtacaatgcctcaaaaggtgccgcctgaatgctagtgtggtagctgttgttgtaggagaattccaccaacggtagatgcttctcccagttcttgccaaaatcgatcacacatgctctaagcatgtcttccaaggtttggatggtgcgttcagactgcccatccgtttgcgggtgataagcggtgctcatgtccaaacgtgagccaaaggatttgtgcatagcttgccacaattcggaagtaaaacgagcgtctcggtcggaaataatagaagttggcaccccgtgcctggagactacttcctttaaatagatttctgccaaggttgagaacttgtctgtttccttaatggccagaaagtgtgcagacttagtcaatcgatctactatcacccaaatagtgtcattcccgcgttgggatctaggtagccctgtaacaaaatccatggaaatctgctcccatttccacttcgggatttccggttgctgtagtaggcctgctggtttctgatactcgatcttgactcttgcgcaggtcaaacatttgccaacgtaggctgctatgtgggctttcatgccaggccaccagtaggtggttttcaagtcgtggtacatcttatctgcaccaggatgtactgaataacgggacttatgggcttcgttcatcacaagctctcgtagatctccgtaaagtgggacccaaatgcgccctgccacatagtaggcgccgtcttctttctgttctagttgttgtctcgatcctcgcagggactcagccctgatgttttccggtttcagagcttcaatctgagcatttcgaatctgggtagggagactagactggatggtaagttgtaacgctcgcacgcgccgtggtatagtgtccttccggctgagggcgtctgccacaacattggccttgcccggatgatacttgatggcgcattcgtaatcattcagaagttcaacccatcgacgttgtcgcatgtttaactccttctgcttaaagatatgctcgagactcctgtgatcggtgtaaatggtgcacttggtaccgtacaggtaatgtctccatatcttaagcgcaaatatcactgctcccagttctaagtcgtgtgttgtgtagttcctttcgtgtgtcttgagttgtcgagaggcgtaagcaataactttctcgcgttgcattaacacgcaaccgagtccatgaatagacgcatcgcagtagatcacaaagtcgtcagtgccttcaggtaacgagagaataggagcactgcagaggttatcctta encodes the following:
- the LOC110914456 gene encoding uncharacterized protein LOC110914456; its protein translation is MYGRAIRFVTVQQSAVGLIRVYPSFFVSSVSTQSNYKNRNLIDEIRESASGMPPSRAADGVKVVNTSTTPSASDRREEEGETTSYVAEAAKQGVGKAMETGLNIGEMAKQTLDNVWDATKDTTDKVKEVVAGQEDKKYDVPPTDHFVDDLRKRADGYDLRRGRNGSGVNDN